AAAATGTGAGCCAGTATTGGGACCTTTACCAATTAGCTGAAAAACTCGTAGATATTGAGGATTGGTTCCAGCAATGGCGTTTCAGACATATGAAAACTGTTGAACGTATTATCGGTCATAAAGCAGGTACTGGTGGCTCAACTGGTGTCAGCTATTTAAAAAAAGTTCTGGAGCATTATTTTTTTCCTGAGCTTTGGGAAATTCGAACAAAGCTTTAACTATATATAGAAGTTCTTCAAAATAAAAATGAGTATGCTATACTAATAAGATAACTTTTTCTAACATGAAAGGAATTACAGCATGAACAAAAACAAAGAACAATGGTCGACAAAGCTCGGCTTTATCCTATCTTCTGCTGGAGCGGCAGTCGGTCTTGGAGCAATCTGGAAATTTCCTTATATGACGGGAATGAATGGCGGGGGCGCCTTTTTTCTCCTGTTTATTGGCTTTACCATCATTCTTGGCCTTCCCCTTTTAATTGGAGAATTTATCATCGGAAGAGGGTCGCAAAAAGAAGCGGTCTCAGCTTACAAGACACTGGCACCAAAAACTCCTTGGTCATTTATTGGGCAGTGGGGCGTGGCGGGAGCATTCATTTTGATGGCATTTTACAGTGTCGTAGGAGGCTGGGTCCTTCTTTACAGTCTCATGTCTATACCTGGCCAAATCATTAAAGAAAATGCGATTTATCCCGAGCTATTTGAAATTATTACTGGCAGCCCGCTCGTGACGATTTTAGGTCTTGGATTATTTGTGCTCATTAATATTATTGTTGTATCTCTCGGAATTACAAATGGAATCGAGAAATCAAATAAGGTTCTAATGCCTTTACTTTTTATTTTCTTTGTAATTCTCGTGATTCGTTCCGTTACGTTTGAAGGAGCAATGGAAGGGATTCGCTTCTTCCTCCAGCCCGACTTTTCCAAGCTGAATGCAGAAAATGTCCTATATGCACTTGGGCAAGCATTCTTTTCCTTAGCAGTTGGAATCTCGGTAATGGTGACATATAGCTCTTACTTGAAAAAAGATGTCAGTTTACCGGCATCAGCTGGTTCGGTAAGTATTATGAATATTTTTGTTTCCCTACTCGCGGGATTAGCAATCTTTCCGGTTGTATTTGCCTTTGGTTTAGAGCCTGCAGAAGGTCCTGGACTACTGTTTATTGTACTTCCTGAAGTATTTGCACAAATGCCGTTCGGTGAATTGTTTTTAAGCTTATTTTTACTGTTGTTTTTATTCGCGGTACTGACATCGTCCTTCAGTATGCTGGAAATTATTACTGCAGCCTTTACAGAAAATAAACAGCGCTCAAGAAAGAAAGTTGCATTCATTGCCGGTTTACTCGTATTTCTAGCAGGCATTCCATCTGCACTATCCACCAATCTGCTTACGGATTTCACTTTATTCGGTTTAACCGTATTTGACGCAAGTGATTTCCTTGTAAGTAATATTATGCTGCCTGGTGGCTGTCTATTTATTTCATTGTTTATCGGCTTTAAATTGGATAAATCATTATTAAGGCAGGAATTTTCCTATGGAAACCAATTGCCAAATGGGTTGTTCCATATATGGTTTCAGATTATGCGCTGGTTAGTACCTGCTACAATTATTATTGTTTTTCTAAGCTCTTTAGGAATTTTATAATACGTAGGTTTTTTTCACGCAAGGAGAAACTGAAAAATTTCGCCCTGAGGAGTGACATACATGCCACCTAAAATTGTGATTGTCGGCGGTGTTGGCGGCGGAGCTACCGTCGCCGCCCAAATCCGCAGAAACGATAAAGATTCCGAAATCATCATCTTTGATAAAGGTGGATACATTTCTTTCGCAAACTGCGGTATCCCTTATTATCTTGGCGATGTGGTTCAACACAGAGAGGATCTTCTGTATCCTCCTGTAAAATTTATGAAAAAATACGATGTTTCAGTTCATACGAATACGGAAGTCATTTCGATATCGCGCTCTGGTAAAAATATAAAATATCGGAGAGATGGCAAAGTGCAGGAGGAGACCTATGATAAACTAATTCTTTCTCCTGGTGCCTCTGCAGTTGTTCCGGACTTAGAGGGAATTCGGAATAATCGAACCTTTACTGTGAAAACGATTGAGGATATGGATGCTATCCATACATTCATCCAACAACACACACCAAAAACAGCTGCTGTAGTTGGCGGAGGATTTATTGGCTTAGAAATGGTTGAAAACCTGCATGCTCTAGGATTAAATTGCACCATCATCGATCGTTCCTCACAAGTAAGCAAAATCGTTGATGATGATATGGCAGCAATAGTTGAAGAACATTTACAGGATAAAGGAATTGAGCTCATTTTAAATGACGGCTTAAAGAGCTTTAAAAATGATGGTAAGGCATTATTTTTAAATAGTGGGAAACAACTGGAAGCTGATATGACGATTCTCGCTATCGGGATAAAACCGAATACCGATTTAGCCATCAACGCGGCACTTGAATTAGGAAGTACTGGTGCCATTTCTGTAAATGAATATATGCAGACAACAGATCCTGATATTTATGCATTAGGAGATGTCGTTGAAACAAAAGACTTATTAACCGGGTCTCCAAGGCATATCGCACTCGCTTGGCTCGCGCATCGTCAGGCGGCTATTATTGCTGCGCATTTGGATGGAAAGCATATTCCAAATCGCGGCAATACAGGTTCTTCCATTATGAAGGTATTTGATTTAACAGTCGCTGCAACTGGGCATAACCGACAGAGCTTGCACCAGGAAGGAAAACAATTTGAGAGTGCAGTCCTTGCATCCATTTCTCATGCCAGCTACTATCCAGGTTCAAAGGAAATTTGGTTAAAACTTTTCTTCCATCCAGAAACAGGTCTTATCTATGGGGCCAATGTTGTAGGGTATGATGGTGTTGATAAACGGATGGCTGTTTTGGCTACTGCCATCAAAGGAAATTTAACTGTACGTGATCTTCCAGAGCTTGAGCTCGGATATGCACCACCTTATTCCAGCTCAAAGGATCCAATCAATATTATTGGCTATAAAGCAATCGATATGCTTAAAGAGTAAATCCCGGCTGACAGCCGGGATTTACTCTTTTAAATATTGTCTTCAAATTGGTATATAAGTTCGAAGCTCGCTTCATCCAATAACTCTGCAACATGGACACGCAAACCGTGACCGAAGATGACCTCATCCTCTGTCATCGCAACAATCATTGCTTTCGTATTATTGCGGGTATCAATATAAATATCTCCAACAGCAGGCTTTAATGTTTCATCATTTTCAGCAAGATAGCTTATCGACTCATCTTTCAGCTGCTGTTCTTCAGGCACAAGGTTTTTATCATAATATGCGATTTCTTGACTTGCATCCTGGCGGCCAGGAACCATGACAACATATTCATGATGCTTCACACCATTATCACGTGTTGTATTCACATTTCCGTTCTCAACACTTTCCACTTTTTCTATTTCATTCAATGAATAATGATCTAAAAAGTCTGGTGCAGGTTTAACGATTAAAATATAATCGCCTGGCTCTGGCTTCGCATATTGATCGATTGTGTAACGTTTGCCATAAAAGATAAATGTATCATTATGCTTCGGTCTATAGTAATCAATCTCACTTGCCTTTGTTAAAATCTGTTTCATATCCTTTAATCGATACAAGTGTACAGATTGTTTAAACATCGGCTTTACTGAATACACTTTATGGAGCTCGTTTTGATAAAACACAAACTGGCCTTTTCTTACTTGATAAAGCTTCATTCCGTTCCCTCCTAATTAAAACATTATTTTCATTATAACTAGTTTCTATCATAAAGTGAATCTTCATTCTATGTATTTCACATGATGATTTTTACCCAGCTTATTTTCACTAACATAGATAACATAGCTTGTGATTATTTTCCCTTATGCAGTCCATTTTTAAACATCTATTTTGACTGTTTGATTTTATTCTTATTTTTTATGAAACAAATCTTCTCCCTAATTCGTATAACCAATTAGAAACTAACATAGGAGATGTATTTATGACAGGAATATTAACAACTACGGTTCTTACTTTCATTCTTTATATCATAATTGCTGTTTACTTTATGATTAAAAATCAAAAGCAGCAGAAAAGGACAGCAAAAGCTGCTGGGATTACTTTTATCAGCCTTTTCATTATTACAGCAATCATTGTCTATATTTTCATGCCTGCCATTACCATTCCAAATATGACAATTGCAAACCTGATTGTCGCTTTCATTGGAACACTCGGTTTATATGGATTGACAATGAGCAAACCATTTTCAAAAGCAAGTCGCCCAATTGATGTGGTATCATCTGGAATTATTGTATTAGCAGTTATTGCAGTTCCGGCATTTTTTATCCTTGGCATTTCTGTTTTGGATAATAGCTATGAGTCCATTAAGAAAGAAGAAATGGAAGAAGCAAAACCACTCGATAAAGATGCAACACCAATTGTTGTATCACCAGAATCTGCACGCAACAAGGTACAAAAAGCAATGAGCGTTGTTCCAAACACACAGTTTTATGATTTAGGCAAATTACAAGTACAGATGGTAAACGACGATATCGTGTTCATTGCCCCAGTTGAATTTAGCGGTTTCTGGCGTTATTTCCGCGGTAAAGAAACAGAAGGTTATTTTACCATATCTGCGACAGATATCAATGCCCAGCCGAAATTTATCGAAAGTAAAATGAAATATACGAATTCGAGTTACTTCCAGCATAATATCCAGCGAACCATTTATGGAGCATACCCAAATTACATTCAAAGCGGCAATGCCCAAATCGAGGTAGATGAAGCAGGAAAGCCATGGTATGTTCAAACATTATATAAACCAATCAAATTCACAAATAAACCAAACATGTCCGAGCTGCATGTCGCAGTGGTTGACCCGGTAACGAGTGATGTATCGCTATACACGACAACAGATGCACCTGATTTTATTGATGGTTCCATCAGTTCCGAAATGGCTTCCGACCAAAATGATTACTTCGGGAAATATGTTCACGGCTGGCTGAACTCTATTTTTGGAAAACGAGATGTAAAAATACCAAATGAATCTGGTACGGAAAGTAATGTAACACCAATTTTTGATGAACAAGGAAACATGCATTATTTTACAGATATGTCCTCTCCTAAGGAGAATATTGATTCTGCTTTAGGCTACACATTGATCAATGCTCGCACAGGTGAATTAGTGTATTATAATGGCGCGAAAAATAACGGAATTATGGATAGTAAAGGTGCTAGAGAAATTGTTGATAAAGAATTCCCAGAGAAAAACTGGAAAGGTTCCATGCCGATTTTATATAATATCGACGGAAACCCAACTTGGGTAGTCAATGTACTGGACCCGAATGGTTTGTTTAAACAATATGCCTATATTAAAGCTGCAGATTCCGATTTTGTTGTTTTTGGGGATACTGCAAAACAGACTCTGGATGCTTATCGGATTGCGCTTGCACAAGACCCTAGTAATGTAGAATCCACCGGTGAATCTGCCGGGCTTGAAAGCGTCAGCGGGGAAATTGAACGTGTTGTGATTACTACCCAATCAACTGGACAATTGATTCAATTTTTATTAACGGATGACAAAACTATTTACACAATGAGCTCGACCAAGGCTCCTTTGGCAGTCTTTTTACAGCAAGGTGATCTTGTAGAGTTAAAAGCAAATAAATTGGATAACGGTACTGCCATCGTCGAAGCTATTGAAATCGATGGCCTGCAATAGACAAACAGGGTGACCCGGCTTTTTCCGGGTACACCCTGTTTTTTTCATATATTTCTTGAACTTATTGATTCTCCATTTCTTCAATTAACATGGAAAGCTCTTCCCAGCGTTCCAGTTTCTTTTCCAGTGCTGCTTCTGTTTCTTGCTGCTCTCCATACAGCTTCTGTACCTGTTCCGAATCACTTCCGGCATCAATAATAGCTTGCTGCAATGCTTCTGCCTTTTCTTCCAGCTCCATGATCTGATCTTCAATTTGCTCCCATTCCCGTTGATCATTATAGGAAAGCTTTTTCTTTTGCTTTTTCGGTTTTTCAATTGTTTTTTCAGCCTTATGCGGTGTGCTTGTCTCCAATTGACGTTGTTCTAAATAGGCACTGTAATTCCCTTGAAAAAGTTCTGTCCTTCCCTGCCCTGTAAAGACAAGCAGTCGTTCGGTAACACGATCCAAAAAATAGCGATCATGGGATACGGTAATGACGACACCAGGAAAATGATCTAAGTATTCTTCCAAAACACTAAGTGTCTGTGTATCTAAATCATTTGTCGGCTCGTCTAAAAAGAGTACATTCGGCTCTGTCATAAGCACTTTCAATAAATAAAGTCTGCGTTTTTCCCCACCAGATAATTTCCGAATGTAATTGTACTGCTCTGCCCGGGAAAATAAGAAGCGTTCCAGCATTTGCTCAGCTGTTATTATTTGGCCGTCCTTTGTATGAATGACTTCTGCAATCTCTTTAATGTAATCAATCATTCTTTGGTTTCCATCCAGTTCCTCATCCCCCTGCGTATAGTAGCCAATTTTAACGGTCTCGCCTATTTCAATTTCACCTTCATCCGGCTCGACTCGATTTGCCATTATATTGAGCAATGTAGACTTTCCAGAACCATTTGCACCGATAATACCGAGACGCTCCCCTGGCACTACGAGATAGCTGAAATCACGCAAAAGTGTTTTACCATCATAGGCCTTCCCAATAGATTTCAGCTCGATTACCTTTTTACCTAATCTCGAAGAACCTACTTGAAACGCTAAATGATCCTTTTTCGTATCAAACGTTTCCTTTTTCATTTCTTCGACCCTTTCGGTTCGTGCCTTTTGTTTCGTTGACCTTGCCTTCGCTCCCCGTTTTAGCCATTCTAATTCGCGTCGCAATGTATTCTGATGCTTCTGCTCATTGCTTATTTCAAGTGCTTCTCGCTCCGCTTTTTTCCCCAGAAACATTTCATAGTTTCCTTCGTATATATACAAATTCCCTTTATCCAGCTCATAAATCCGATTTGTTACCCGATTTAGGAAATATCGATCATGCGTTACAAGGAGCAAGGAGCCTTTATAGGATTGCAAATACTTTTCAAGCCATTCTACCGTTTCATTATCCAAATGGTTAGTTGGCTCATCAAGTATTAATAAGTCAGCCGGCTGAATAAGTGCCTTTGCAATAGCAACACGCTTTTGTTGTCCACCCGAAAGCTCGGTTACTTTTTTGCCAAAATCCGTTATTCCAAGCTTCGTTAATATTGTTTTAGCTGCCGTGTTCGCTTCCCATGCTTCTGCTTCATCCATTTTCTGCTGCATCCTTAGCAATTCCTGTTGATAGCTGTTATTATCCGCATCTTTCTGCAGCTTCATTAATGCTGCTTCATATGCACGCATCAGCTTCATAATAGAAGACCCACCATAATATATCTGCTCTATCACGGTCAAATTTGGATCAAGGATTGGATCCTGCGCTAAGTACTCAATCCTGTAATCTTTTGCATGTTTCAAATTCCCTTTTTCCGGAGATTCTATCCCAGCAATCACTTTCAAAAAGCTTGATTTTCCTGTTCCATTGACACCAATCAATCCAATTCGCTCATTATCAGCAATTGTACAGCTGATGTCATCAAAAAGAACTTTATCACCATAAGATTTATGTAAATTTTCTATAATAAGCATTATTTAACCTTCCTCACGCTTTTTTCAATTATAACTCGCGTTATGTTACATGTTATTTTCTTTTCCGTATCAACTGCTTTATCCATGCTTTCACAATAATAACGATTAAAAATAAAAGCCATGATGTGACTAAATAAAAAATAAGCTTTGCCCCTTCATTCATTTCCGAAAAGAAGGTGGCCATCCCTATCCAGATGGCGCCAATCATCACGAGCTGTCCAAGTAATAGTTTAATAATAATCTCCCCCGAATTTCTTTACTAGCCTATATAATAGTTTAGCGTACTGGCGCTTAATTTTCCATTTAATCTAAATAAAATAGGAAAGGAAATTGGGTTTTACACCAATTTCCTCATTCCATTTTTTCATATTCAGTAACCATCTGTTCATAATCCATAGCTCCATATATACGTTGCCTGATAATTCCGCCCGAATCAATCAGATAGGTTGTAGGGATTGGGCTTATTCTGTATAACTGCGATACCTGTCCTTCCTCATCCATTAGAATCGGAAATGTTAGTCCATATGTCGCAATGAATTCATCGACTGTCTTTTGATTCATTTCCATATTTGTTATATTAACAGCAAGTACTATGACATCTTTGTCCTTATAAAACCGGTCGATATCAGGCATTTCCTCACGGCATGGAGGACACCAGGTCGCCCAGAAATTAAGCAGTACACGTTTTCCTTTAAAGTCAGATAGTTGAACCATCTCACCATCATTTGTCATCAATTTAAAGTCAGGTGCCTTCTGACCAGATTCTGTCCCAACATTATCGGCTGCAGCCAACCCTGCAATTGAAAAAAAAACCCCAATAGACAGCAGTGCCGAAATGATTCTTTTCATCTTTTTACCACCACCTATAAATAGTCAACTTAGCTTTCCTCTGTTAGCTATTTTACATGCATACTTATCGATAATTTTCATTGATTTGATATATAATACATTTATAGTAATGAATACGAAACGTGTTATTTTAGGGAAGGGGAGAACACATGGAGCTGCAAAAAGGAAAATCAAATTGTATTACAGACGTAGAAGGTGTTAAAGTCGGACATGTAACACTTTACGAAAAAATTAATGATCAGGATACGATATGCACTGGAGTGACAGCTATTCTCCCGCATTCAGGCAATTTATTTCAGAAAAAAACACATGCTGCAAATGCAGTGATTAATGGTTTCGGAAAAACAACTGGCCTCACGCAACTTGATGAGCTTGGTTTACTGGAATCACCCATCATGCTAACCAATACCCTCAGTGTTGGTGCCGTCATGCAAGGAACCTTGCAATATATGCTTGAGCAAAACGAAGATATTGGTGTAAGCACCGGGACAATTAACCTTGTTGTCGGCGAATGTAATGATGGTTACTTGAATTCCATTCGGCTGCAAGCAGTAAAAGCCGAACATGCCATCGAAGCCATTAAAAAGGCGAGCACAGAACCTGTACAAGAAGGTGCTGTTGGCGCTGGTAAAGGCATGGCATGCTTTGAATATAAAGGCGGAATCGGTACCGCTTCTCGTATCATTTCAGCAGATGATGTCCATTACACCATCGGTTGTCTAGTATTAAGTAATTTCGGCAAGCGGGAGCAAGCACTGTTTGCAAATTGGAATAAAGCCAATCTGGATACTCCTGACGGCTCCATTATGATTATAATTGCCACAGATGCACCACTTTATGATCGACAATTAAAGCGTCTAGCCAGCCGTTCAGCAATTGGACTTGGCCGAACTGGCAGCACCATTGACCATGGAAGCGGCGATATCGCCATTGCTTTTTCCACGGCAGCAACATATGAACACAACTCAAATCATACTACTGAATCAATGTCCTTTATTCGCGATGACCATCCAGTAATGGGACAGCTTTTCCAAGGAGTTATCGAGGCAACAGAAGAAGCAATTATAAGATC
This region of Oceanobacillus sp. FSL K6-2867 genomic DNA includes:
- a CDS encoding redoxin domain-containing protein, yielding MKRIISALLSIGVFFSIAGLAAADNVGTESGQKAPDFKLMTNDGEMVQLSDFKGKRVLLNFWATWCPPCREEMPDIDRFYKDKDVIVLAVNITNMEMNQKTVDEFIATYGLTFPILMDEEGQVSQLYRISPIPTTYLIDSGGIIRQRIYGAMDYEQMVTEYEKME
- a CDS encoding P1 family peptidase, with the protein product MELQKGKSNCITDVEGVKVGHVTLYEKINDQDTICTGVTAILPHSGNLFQKKTHAANAVINGFGKTTGLTQLDELGLLESPIMLTNTLSVGAVMQGTLQYMLEQNEDIGVSTGTINLVVGECNDGYLNSIRLQAVKAEHAIEAIKKASTEPVQEGAVGAGKGMACFEYKGGIGTASRIISADDVHYTIGCLVLSNFGKREQALFANWNKANLDTPDGSIMIIIATDAPLYDRQLKRLASRSAIGLGRTGSTIDHGSGDIAIAFSTAATYEHNSNHTTESMSFIRDDHPVMGQLFQGVIEATEEAIIRSLKHAETTVGRRGRKLKKAPL
- a CDS encoding DNA-binding protein encodes the protein MTGILTTTVLTFILYIIIAVYFMIKNQKQQKRTAKAAGITFISLFIITAIIVYIFMPAITIPNMTIANLIVAFIGTLGLYGLTMSKPFSKASRPIDVVSSGIIVLAVIAVPAFFILGISVLDNSYESIKKEEMEEAKPLDKDATPIVVSPESARNKVQKAMSVVPNTQFYDLGKLQVQMVNDDIVFIAPVEFSGFWRYFRGKETEGYFTISATDINAQPKFIESKMKYTNSSYFQHNIQRTIYGAYPNYIQSGNAQIEVDEAGKPWYVQTLYKPIKFTNKPNMSELHVAVVDPVTSDVSLYTTTDAPDFIDGSISSEMASDQNDYFGKYVHGWLNSIFGKRDVKIPNESGTESNVTPIFDEQGNMHYFTDMSSPKENIDSALGYTLINARTGELVYYNGAKNNGIMDSKGAREIVDKEFPEKNWKGSMPILYNIDGNPTWVVNVLDPNGLFKQYAYIKAADSDFVVFGDTAKQTLDAYRIALAQDPSNVESTGESAGLESVSGEIERVVITTQSTGQLIQFLLTDDKTIYTMSSTKAPLAVFLQQGDLVELKANKLDNGTAIVEAIEIDGLQ
- a CDS encoding sodium-dependent transporter; this translates as MNKNKEQWSTKLGFILSSAGAAVGLGAIWKFPYMTGMNGGGAFFLLFIGFTIILGLPLLIGEFIIGRGSQKEAVSAYKTLAPKTPWSFIGQWGVAGAFILMAFYSVVGGWVLLYSLMSIPGQIIKENAIYPELFEIITGSPLVTILGLGLFVLINIIVVSLGITNGIEKSNKVLMPLLFIFFVILVIRSVTFEGAMEGIRFFLQPDFSKLNAENVLYALGQAFFSLAVGISVMVTYSSYLKKDVSLPASAGSVSIMNIFVSLLAGLAIFPVVFAFGLEPAEGPGLLFIVLPEVFAQMPFGELFLSLFLLLFLFAVLTSSFSMLEIITAAFTENKQRSRKKVAFIAGLLVFLAGIPSALSTNLLTDFTLFGLTVFDASDFLVSNIMLPGGCLFISLFIGFKLDKSLLRQEFSYGNQLPNGLFHIWFQIMRWLVPATIIIVFLSSLGIL
- a CDS encoding CoA-disulfide reductase; protein product: MPPKIVIVGGVGGGATVAAQIRRNDKDSEIIIFDKGGYISFANCGIPYYLGDVVQHREDLLYPPVKFMKKYDVSVHTNTEVISISRSGKNIKYRRDGKVQEETYDKLILSPGASAVVPDLEGIRNNRTFTVKTIEDMDAIHTFIQQHTPKTAAVVGGGFIGLEMVENLHALGLNCTIIDRSSQVSKIVDDDMAAIVEEHLQDKGIELILNDGLKSFKNDGKALFLNSGKQLEADMTILAIGIKPNTDLAINAALELGSTGAISVNEYMQTTDPDIYALGDVVETKDLLTGSPRHIALAWLAHRQAAIIAAHLDGKHIPNRGNTGSSIMKVFDLTVAATGHNRQSLHQEGKQFESAVLASISHASYYPGSKEIWLKLFFHPETGLIYGANVVGYDGVDKRMAVLATAIKGNLTVRDLPELELGYAPPYSSSKDPINIIGYKAIDMLKE
- a CDS encoding ABC-F family ATP-binding cassette domain-containing protein, with the protein product MLIIENLHKSYGDKVLFDDISCTIADNERIGLIGVNGTGKSSFLKVIAGIESPEKGNLKHAKDYRIEYLAQDPILDPNLTVIEQIYYGGSSIMKLMRAYEAALMKLQKDADNNSYQQELLRMQQKMDEAEAWEANTAAKTILTKLGITDFGKKVTELSGGQQKRVAIAKALIQPADLLILDEPTNHLDNETVEWLEKYLQSYKGSLLLVTHDRYFLNRVTNRIYELDKGNLYIYEGNYEMFLGKKAEREALEISNEQKHQNTLRRELEWLKRGAKARSTKQKARTERVEEMKKETFDTKKDHLAFQVGSSRLGKKVIELKSIGKAYDGKTLLRDFSYLVVPGERLGIIGANGSGKSTLLNIMANRVEPDEGEIEIGETVKIGYYTQGDEELDGNQRMIDYIKEIAEVIHTKDGQIITAEQMLERFLFSRAEQYNYIRKLSGGEKRRLYLLKVLMTEPNVLFLDEPTNDLDTQTLSVLEEYLDHFPGVVITVSHDRYFLDRVTERLLVFTGQGRTELFQGNYSAYLEQRQLETSTPHKAEKTIEKPKKQKKKLSYNDQREWEQIEDQIMELEEKAEALQQAIIDAGSDSEQVQKLYGEQQETEAALEKKLERWEELSMLIEEMENQ